Proteins encoded in a region of the Oenanthe melanoleuca isolate GR-GAL-2019-014 chromosome 27, OMel1.0, whole genome shotgun sequence genome:
- the LOC130263910 gene encoding uncharacterized protein LOC130263910 — protein sequence MRRCRGAGLAALAALLLVASGRAQVQQEPFLETTEGTGIAINCSHPSKRSGDYIHFYRHLPGQSPEFLIYTTGTSKDVPAMAGKLWVSEDGRWSALWLGRPRRGDAAVYYCALGHGQRSRGCGRLQLRVPARARPLCSARLRQLRSWRQRTAPPGHGSVRADTVCLRHRRQHGPSQTISSSFRKNSVPSLERGILLPVYKGSDRCPAPTALLPPHPARSRREPERHRRRAEPRGGAGGGGGQSEGEKRRWRSREPGLRGQRGSAGAMRRCRGAGLAALGAVLLAVAADTDRVQQKPWAETTEGTGLNLTCLHPEIAADSTQWYRKFPDQAPQLVAMAVRGTKPVLEPEGTLWVSADRCWSALWLGRPRRGDAAVYYCALGHGQRSRGCGRRRRTALIWGGAGGGGEKRRELEWSIGRGGGRAAAESRG from the exons TGGCttcaggcagagcccaggtgcagcaggagccattcctggagACCACCGAGGGCACCGGCATCGCAATCAACTGCTCACATCCCAGCAAACGGAGTGGCGATTACATCCATTTCTACCGTCATCTCCCTGGCCAAAGCCCCGAATTCCTCATATACACTACTGGAACCTCCAAGGATGTTCCGGCCATGgcaggaaagctgtgggtgTCGGAGGACGGGCGTTGGAGCGCGCTGTGgctcgggcggccccggcgcggggacGCGGCCGTGTATTACTGCGCGCTGGGCCACGGGcagaggagccggggctgcggccgg CTCCAGCTCCGAGTCCCCGCGCGCGCTCGGCCCCTCTGCTCAGCGCGGCTGCGGCAGCTCCGCTCCTGGCGGCAGCGAACAGCCCCGCCCGGCCACGGCTCCGTGCGCGCTGACACGGTCTGCCTGCGGCACCGACGGCAGCACGGCCCTTCCCAAACTATCTCTTCCTCCTTCAGGAAGAACTCTGTGCCTTCTCTGGAACGAGGCATCCTCCTGCCTGTCTACAAAGG CTCCGATCGCTGCCCCGCTCCCACCGCTCTCCTCCCCCCGCACCCAGCCAGGAGCCGGCGAGAGCCCGAGCGGCACCGGCGCAGGGCTGAGCCCCGGGGCGGAGCTGGCGGCGGGGGAGGGCAGAGCGAAGGAGAGAAGCGGCGCTGGCGGAGcagagagccggggctgagggggcaGCGAGGCTCGGCCGGCGCCATGCGGCGGtgccggggcgcggggctggcggcgctggGCGCGGTGCTGCTCG ctgtggctgccgACACAGACCGAGTGCAGCAGAAGCCGTGGGCAGAGACCACCGAGGGCACCGGCCTGAACCTCACTTGCCTGCACCCCGAGATTGCTGCCGACTCTACCCAGTGGTATCGCAAATTCCCAGACCAAGCACCGCAGCTGGTAGCAATGGCTGTCCGAGGCACAAAACCCGTGCTGGAGCCAGAGGGGACTCTGTGGGTGTCGGCAGATCGATGTTGGAGCGCGCTGTGgctcgggcggccccggcgcggggacGCGGCCGTGTATTACTGCGCGCTGGGCCACGGGcagaggagccggggctgcggccgg CGGCGGCGCACGGCTCTGATCTGGGGCGGAGCTGGGGGCGGcggagagaaaagaagagaactGGAGTGGAGTATTGGCAGAGGAGGCGGCAGGGCCGCAGcagagagccggggctga